One Paraburkholderia caballeronis genomic window, GGAATCGGCATGCTGATTTTGTCCTTCGGTTGATTGAACGGGGTTCCGGTCGGTGCCGGAGCCCGAAACAATGAACGAAGACAGCAGTGCAACTCCATGATCTGGAATAAATAACTGCCTGACTGCTATCTGCCGATACCCATCGCTTCCGGGACGCGCTTCTCGTGTCAAACTCTATTGTTTTGTGTCAAGCGGTTTTGTCCTGTGTCGAACGCTATTGTTCGTTCACAGTCGCCCGTTTCCGTTTCGACACAGCTCACATTGCACGGGCAACTTTCCGCATAACGGGCTGGCGCAATACGAAGCGACCCGCCGTCGGCGTGTCAAATGCGGCTTTTGCATGGAGGGCGGCCGTGAAAAAGCTCATCGGGTTTGCGCTGCCCCGGCTTTCCTGGCAATCGCCGGCTCGATCCAGTGTGTTGCCAGTTGCACCGCAGGGATGGCCTTCGTATGCACGCACGAAATCCGCCGTCAACGCCAATGACAACGCCCGCGTCCGCTCCCGCTCCACCGCATCGCCGGATATGCGACAGTGCGATGGCGACCGACACCCGCGAACCGCCCACCGGCCGACCGCGCCATGACCGACGACCCGCCCCCCACCGCCGCCCTGCCTCGCCGCCCCCGCAAGCCGCTGCTGCGGCGCGTCGCGACGCTGGTACGCTGGATCGTCGTCGCGCTGCTGGTGGTCGCGGTGCTGCTGCTCGCGTTTCGCGCGTACGACACGCGCAATGGACCGCCGTTGCAGTTGTGGCACAAGTACGTGCCGTCGGAACTGAGCGCGGCGGAGATCGACCGCGCCGACTGGCAGGCGTACGTGCAGCACGAAAACGCGCTGTTCGCCGACGTGCGCCGCAACGTCACCGACCGCCTGCCCGCCGAGGCGCGCATTCCGTCGAACCGCTATTTCCCGGGCAGTCCGCTTTATCCGGGCCGCTTCGATCACGACTGGAACCGCTCGTACATCCTGCGCCCGGCCGGCCCGCCGGTCGGCGCGGTGGTGCTGCTGCACGGGCTGACCGATTCGCCGTACAGCCTGCGTCACGTCGCGCAGCGTTACGTCGAGCACGGTTTCGTCGCGGTCGGCATCCGGCTGCCCGGACACGGCACGGTGCCGGCCGCGCTCACGCGGATCGACTGGGAAACGTGGATGGCCGCGACGCGGCTCGCGGTCCGCGAAGCGCGCCGGCTCGCTGGCCCGGACCGGCCGCTCGACATCGTCGGTTATTCGAACGGCAGCGCGCTCGCGCTGAAGTACGCGATGGACGCGATCGAGAACGGCCGGCTCGCGAAGCCGCGTCAGTTGATCCTGCTGTCGCCGATGGTCGGCATCACGCGTTACGCGCGCTTCGCCGGCCTCGCGGAACTGCCGGCGCTGCTGCCGGCGTTCGCGAAAGCGGCATGGCTCGGCATCGTGCCGGAGTTCAATCCGTTCAAGTACAACTCGTTCCCGGTGAACGGCGCACGGCAGTCGCACCGGCTGACCGCCTCGCTGCAGACGCAGATCGCGGCGCTGAGCCGCGACGGCCGGCTCGCGGCGCTGCCGCCGGTGCTGACGTTCCAGTCGGTCGCCGATTCCACCGTCAGCACCCCGGCGATCCTGCAGGCGCTGTACGCGTGGCTGCCCGCGAACGGCAGCGAACTGGTGCTGTTCGACGTGAACCGGAACGCGAAACCCGGCGTGCTCGTGAACCCGGCGGCGCTCACCGCCCTCGCGCGCATGATGCCCGCGCTGCCGCTGCGCTATCGCTTCACGGTGATCGCCAATTCGGCCGGCGACGCGCGGGTGTCCGAGCGGGTCGTCGAGCCGGGGCAGGCCATCGCGCGCGAGCGGCCGCTCGCGCTCGCGTATCCGCCGGACGTCGTGTCGCTGTCGCACGTCGCGGTGCCGTTCCCGCCCGACGATCCGCTGTACGGCTTCGCGCCCGCGCCGACGCCGGACGGACAGCCCAAGTTCGGCGTCGAACTCGGCGCGCTGGTGGTGCGCGCGGAACGCGGCGTGCTGAACGTGAGCCTCGATTCGCTGTTCCGGATCGGTTCGAATCCGTTTTTTCCGTATCTGCTCGAACGGCTCGACGGCTGGATCGATCGCGGCGCGCCGCGTGGAATCGCAGGCATCGCGCCAGAAGCCGGCGACGTTCCCGTGATACCGCCTCTTCCGCGCGAAGCGCCCGCCGCCGTGCCGTTCGACGAGATCGATCCGTTTTCGCGCGGCGGCAACGGCGATGCGATGACGCCTTGAACGGGGGCAGCCGCGCGTCGCTTGTCGAACCGCCGGCAGCAGCCCTCGGCACGCCCGGCATCACGACGAGCCGGAAGCGGACCGCCACCGTCCGACGGGATCGACCCGCTCTCGCGCAGCGGCGGCAACCGCGCGTCGCTTACCGCCCCGCCGGCGGCAGCGCGTGGCGCACCCGGCATCCCGACCGTCACCGCCGTCCGACGAAACCGCGCCGTTCCCGCGCGGCGGCGACGGCGACGCGACGACGCCGTAAGCGGCAACATCCGCTCATCGCCGATCGTTACGCGGGCAGCAGCCACGGCACGATCAGCACGCTGAGCGCCATCACGCCGAGCGCGAGCGGCGTGCCGATCCGCACGAAGTCGCCGAAGCTGTAGTTGCCGGCGGTGCTGACCAGCGTGTTGACCGGCGACGAGATCGGCGTCATGAACGCCGCCGACGACGCCAGCGCGACGATCATCGCGAACGGATACGGCGACGCATGCAGATGATGCGCGAGCGCAATCGCGACCGGCGCCATCAGCACGGCCGTCGCGGTGTTCGAGATCACGAGGCCGATCACCGCCGTCATCGCGAACACGCACGCGAGCACCGCGCGCACGCCAGCGCCGCCGACCACGTCGAGCAGCGCCTGCGCGGCCATGTCCACGCCGCCGGTGCGTTGCAGCGCGAGCGAAAACGGCAGCATCCCGACGATCAGCACGAGGCTGCGCCAGTGAATCGAGCGATACGCGCTGTCGAGGTCGATGCAGC contains:
- a CDS encoding alpha/beta hydrolase → MTDDPPPTAALPRRPRKPLLRRVATLVRWIVVALLVVAVLLLAFRAYDTRNGPPLQLWHKYVPSELSAAEIDRADWQAYVQHENALFADVRRNVTDRLPAEARIPSNRYFPGSPLYPGRFDHDWNRSYILRPAGPPVGAVVLLHGLTDSPYSLRHVAQRYVEHGFVAVGIRLPGHGTVPAALTRIDWETWMAATRLAVREARRLAGPDRPLDIVGYSNGSALALKYAMDAIENGRLAKPRQLILLSPMVGITRYARFAGLAELPALLPAFAKAAWLGIVPEFNPFKYNSFPVNGARQSHRLTASLQTQIAALSRDGRLAALPPVLTFQSVADSTVSTPAILQALYAWLPANGSELVLFDVNRNAKPGVLVNPAALTALARMMPALPLRYRFTVIANSAGDARVSERVVEPGQAIARERPLALAYPPDVVSLSHVAVPFPPDDPLYGFAPAPTPDGQPKFGVELGALVVRAERGVLNVSLDSLFRIGSNPFFPYLLERLDGWIDRGAPRGIAGIAPEAGDVPVIPPLPREAPAAVPFDEIDPFSRGGNGDAMTP